A region of Sphingobium baderi DNA encodes the following proteins:
- a CDS encoding autotransporter outer membrane beta-barrel domain-containing protein, giving the protein MRHLLACTAITPVLAALAAAPASAETKIDSSTTTAVKTSTVANGAADDINVTSGGSIKLTSGAAITMDSNNKVTNAGTLTINDANNVTGIIVAPGTTGAITNSGTITLTEDYTAKDDDDDGDLDGPFAKGSNKKGIWVQSGTAHNGAIDHSGTITIEGNQSAGIRLDAPLTGNLSTSGTINVVGDNSYGVLANDVTGNVTLRGSTTVQGANSVGAALLGDVDGAIKIQGTIASSGYRSTTRPADTSKLDADDLLQGGSAVRIAGNVTGGIIFDVPPTRTDQDDEDDTDIDDDGLTDSNEGSASILTYGSAAAVQIGAADRDTSIGAVAAESSGYGLIVKGAIGGAGVYDGVDANGLVIGGLGGDVTVAKGVLVAGSISATSYDSNATALRLGSGATADKLEISGTVGANGSSKDGTSARGIVIDAGAHASTIAVSGTVQAKAGSDEKGTAVAIVDSSGTVSTLTNSGKISATGGKAGSNVAIDLSANSSGVTLGQSLASEKADAPSIVGDVRLGSGNDVMTVSAGSVAGNISMGAGDDSLALSGSASHSGNISFGAGTGTLSLTNTSKVTGDVDFAGQGSSMTLSDTASFTGKLLNSGQTALVLSGGTLNATNTGSIALASLQAGSGSIIGVTIDGANGTHTTYDVAGAASFADGSQVKATMTNVKGAAGDYVIVRAGSLNGSPSLSGTTLLPYMFKGSVTADNGTGEVTLSVAAKSVTELGLSGSQARAYQAVFNALDNDSAVANAYLAVADGDALKANLQQMLPDHAGGTFEAVTSGSRATARILSDPGGIYRTKDGRLGFWLQQVAFGSSKSVGNTASYDINGWGANAGVEYLTGIGAFGGSFAYIHGSDSKGGSNLAVDSDQFELAAHWRGDFGPLQAFARVSAAHIDFTGTRRFASGTVSRSTEGDWSGKLYSATAGVSYEKRMGRLSLRPAAGIDYYRLKEKGYVESGGGDAFNLTVLGRTSDELTANGTVTAGYDFGSLDPQEGWVRFELEGGRRQIIGGSLGDTVAYFKGGEQFTLVADDRTNGWTGRARLIGGTDSFRVGGEFSAEEQQNHVAIAFRATVNFIL; this is encoded by the coding sequence ATGCGACATCTCTTGGCCTGCACGGCCATCACGCCCGTTCTGGCGGCCCTGGCGGCTGCTCCTGCTTCGGCGGAAACCAAGATCGATTCCAGCACGACCACGGCGGTCAAGACTTCCACCGTCGCCAATGGCGCGGCGGACGACATCAATGTCACGTCGGGCGGCTCCATCAAGCTGACCAGCGGCGCGGCCATCACGATGGACAGCAACAACAAGGTCACTAATGCGGGCACGCTGACGATCAACGACGCCAACAATGTGACCGGCATCATCGTGGCCCCCGGCACGACGGGCGCCATCACCAACAGCGGCACGATCACGCTGACGGAAGATTATACCGCCAAGGACGACGACGATGACGGCGATCTGGACGGCCCCTTCGCCAAGGGATCGAACAAGAAGGGCATCTGGGTCCAGTCCGGCACTGCCCATAACGGCGCGATCGACCATAGCGGCACCATCACGATCGAGGGCAATCAATCGGCGGGCATCCGCCTGGACGCCCCGCTGACGGGTAATCTTTCCACCAGCGGCACGATCAATGTGGTGGGCGACAACAGCTATGGCGTGCTTGCCAATGACGTGACCGGCAACGTCACGCTGCGTGGATCGACCACCGTGCAGGGCGCGAACAGCGTCGGCGCGGCGTTGCTGGGGGATGTCGACGGCGCGATCAAGATTCAGGGCACCATCGCCAGTTCCGGCTATCGTTCCACCACTCGGCCCGCCGATACCAGCAAGCTGGATGCCGACGACCTGCTTCAGGGCGGTTCGGCGGTTCGCATCGCGGGCAATGTGACGGGCGGCATCATCTTCGACGTTCCCCCCACCCGCACCGACCAGGATGATGAGGACGATACCGACATCGATGATGACGGCCTGACCGACAGCAACGAAGGCAGCGCCTCCATCCTCACTTATGGTTCGGCCGCCGCGGTCCAGATCGGCGCGGCGGATCGCGACACCAGCATCGGCGCCGTCGCTGCGGAAAGTTCCGGATACGGCCTGATCGTGAAGGGCGCGATCGGCGGCGCCGGCGTCTATGATGGCGTCGACGCCAATGGTCTGGTCATCGGCGGGCTGGGCGGCGACGTCACCGTTGCAAAAGGCGTGCTCGTCGCAGGGTCTATTTCCGCCACATCCTATGACAGCAACGCGACCGCGCTGCGCCTTGGATCGGGGGCCACAGCGGACAAGTTGGAGATTTCCGGCACCGTGGGCGCGAACGGCTCCAGCAAGGACGGCACCTCCGCCCGCGGCATCGTGATCGATGCGGGCGCACATGCCAGCACCATTGCCGTCAGCGGCACGGTGCAGGCCAAGGCGGGCAGCGATGAAAAAGGCACGGCGGTCGCCATTGTCGATTCGTCCGGCACCGTTTCCACCCTGACCAACAGCGGCAAGATCAGCGCGACAGGCGGCAAGGCCGGATCGAATGTCGCCATCGACCTCAGCGCCAACAGCAGCGGCGTGACATTGGGACAATCCCTGGCGTCGGAAAAGGCCGATGCGCCGTCCATCGTCGGCGATGTCCGGCTGGGATCGGGCAATGACGTCATGACCGTATCGGCGGGATCGGTCGCCGGTAACATCAGCATGGGCGCGGGCGATGACAGCCTGGCCCTGTCGGGCAGCGCCAGCCATAGCGGCAACATCTCTTTCGGCGCGGGGACCGGCACGCTCAGCCTTACCAACACGTCGAAAGTGACCGGCGACGTCGACTTTGCGGGCCAGGGCAGCAGCATGACGCTGTCCGACACGGCGAGCTTCACCGGAAAACTGCTGAACAGCGGCCAGACCGCGCTGGTGCTAAGCGGCGGCACGCTCAATGCCACCAACACCGGATCGATCGCGCTGGCCTCGCTTCAGGCTGGCTCCGGCTCCATCATCGGCGTGACCATCGACGGCGCGAACGGGACGCACACCACCTATGACGTGGCCGGTGCGGCCAGCTTCGCGGACGGCTCGCAGGTCAAGGCGACCATGACCAACGTCAAGGGCGCGGCGGGCGATTATGTCATCGTCCGGGCTGGATCGCTCAACGGTTCGCCCTCGCTGTCCGGCACGACACTGCTTCCCTATATGTTCAAGGGTAGCGTAACCGCCGACAACGGCACGGGCGAAGTCACCCTGAGCGTCGCGGCGAAAAGCGTGACGGAGCTTGGCCTGTCCGGCTCCCAGGCGCGCGCCTATCAGGCGGTCTTCAACGCGCTCGACAATGACAGCGCGGTCGCCAACGCCTATCTGGCGGTCGCGGACGGCGATGCGCTCAAGGCCAATCTGCAACAGATGCTGCCGGATCATGCGGGCGGCACGTTCGAAGCGGTCACATCCGGTTCCCGCGCCACCGCGCGCATCCTCTCCGATCCGGGCGGCATCTATCGCACCAAGGACGGACGGCTGGGCTTCTGGCTGCAACAGGTCGCATTCGGCAGTTCCAAGAGCGTGGGCAACACCGCATCCTATGACATCAACGGCTGGGGCGCGAATGCGGGCGTCGAATATCTGACTGGCATCGGCGCGTTCGGCGGCTCCTTCGCCTATATCCACGGCAGCGATTCCAAGGGCGGCAGCAACCTTGCGGTCGATTCCGACCAGTTCGAACTGGCGGCGCACTGGCGTGGCGATTTCGGTCCGCTTCAGGCCTTTGCCCGCGTCTCGGCCGCGCATATCGACTTCACGGGCACACGTCGTTTCGCCAGCGGGACCGTATCGCGCTCAACCGAGGGCGACTGGTCGGGCAAGCTCTATTCCGCCACGGCGGGCGTCTCTTATGAGAAACGGATGGGCCGCCTGTCGCTGCGTCCGGCGGCCGGGATCGACTATTACCGCCTCAAGGAAAAGGGCTATGTCGAAAGCGGCGGCGGCGATGCGTTCAACCTGACCGTGCTCGGCCGCACCAGCGACGAACTGACAGCCAACGGCACCGTCACGGCCGGCTATGATTTCGGCAGCCTCGATCCGCAGGAAGGCTGGGTCCGCTTCGAACTGGAGGGCGGACGCCGCCAGATCATCGGCGGATCGCTGGGTGACACCGTGGCCTATTTCAAGGGCGGCGAGCAGTTCACGCTGGTCGCGGATGATCGCACCAATGGCTGGACCGGGCGCGCGCGCCTGATCGGCGGCACCGACAGCTTCCGCGTGGGCGGAGAGTTCAGCGCCGAGGAACAGCAAAACCACGTCGCCATAGCATTTCGCGCGACGGTAAACTTCATCCTGTGA